A single Lactuca sativa cultivar Salinas chromosome 8, Lsat_Salinas_v11, whole genome shotgun sequence DNA region contains:
- the LOC111877202 gene encoding uncharacterized protein LOC111877202, which translates to MGTLKESFSKLPVYFHNLKKHNPGTVAYIKTGLEDRFDHRFFAIGCEVRAFRECCRKVIIMDGAHLKGKYKGTILHEVAMDGNNQILPIGYGICPKETTNSWTWFLEELHECIGDVEGLTIVTDRAPTIALIRAYKTIEFEFYWGRLRNIRDDIATYLTQIPCEKWTRAYFPTMRNDFTNEKSTTILTKWAEDMVKKNKEGIQRWSVSGVDNTTYQVHDFKSGGIVNLREKTCSCRYWQLTGFPCGHVIMVLLHLKNDHYGHMAIDAYKIETYRRTYKQAIYPLSDLSDWEVPDDLIVVNPPVMEIHQAGRPKNTNRIPS; encoded by the exons ATGGGGACCCTCAAAGAAAGTTTCTCCAAACTTCCAGTTTATTTTCACAATTTGAAGAAACATAATCCTGGTACTGTGGCGTATATAAAAACTGGTTTGGAGGATCGTTTTGATCATCGCTTTTTCGCTATTGGATGTGag GTACGTGCTTTCAGAGAGTGTTGTAGAAAAGTTATTATTATGGATGGTGCTCATTTGAAAGGAAAGTACAAAGGCACCATCTTGCATGAAGTAGCCATGGATGGCAACAATCAGATATTGCCTATTGGGTATGGAATTTGCCCAAAAGAGACTACgaattcttggacatggtttcttGAAGAACTACATGAATGCATTGGTGATGTGGAAGGTTTAACAATTGTCACAGATAGGGCACCCACAATTGCT CTGATAAGAGCTTACAAAACCATTGAGTTTGAATTCTATTGGGGGAGACTTCGTAATATAAGAGATGATATAGCGACATATCTCACTCAAATTCCATGTGAGAAATGGACTAGAGCGTATTTCCCTACCATGAG AAATGATTTTACAAATG AAAAAAGTACAACAATACTTACGAAGTGGGCTGAAGATatggttaaaaaaaataaagagggGATTCAAAGATGGTCGGTATCCGGTGTTGACAATACAACATATCAGGTGCATGACTTCAAAAGTGGAGGCATAGTGAATTTGAGGGAAAAGACTTGTTCTTGCAGATATTGGCAACTAACTGGTTTTCCATGTGGTCATGTGATAATGGTTTTGCTGCACTTGAAAAATGATCACTATGGACATATGGCTATAGATGCTTATAAAATTGAAACATATCGAAGAACGTACAAGCAAGCCATATACCCTCTTTCAGACCTTAGTGATTGGGAGGTTCCGGATGACCTTATTGTTGTTAACCCTCCTGTGATGGAAATACATCAAGCCGGTAGACCAAAAAACACCAATCGTATTCCTTCTTAA